A segment of the Agromyces sp. H17E-10 genome:
GAACCCCCGCACCGTGGGCGGCGACGATCGGCGCGAGCACGACGACCATCGCGCCCGTCGGCCCCGAGACCTGCACGTTCGAGCCGCCGAAGACCGCGGCGACGACGCCGGCCACGATCGCCGTGACGAGGCCGGCCTCGGCGCCCGCGCCCGAGCTCACCCCGAACGCGAGCGCGAGCGGCAGCGCGACGATGCCGACCGTGATGCCGGCGAGCACGTCGCCGCGCCACGTCCGCCGGAGGTCGCGGTAGTCGGCGGGGCTCGGCAGCAGCGCCGCAGCCGACCGGGCGAGGCGCGCGAACGCGCGGCGGCGGGTGTCGCCCCCGGTCTCCGGCGTGGCCGGCGTCGACCCGGTCACGCGCCCACGACCGCCGCGGGCGGGATCTCGGGCAGCCCCGTGCGCTCGACGAGCTGACGCTCGGTCGTCTGCAGGATCTCGCCGAGCAGGGCGCGGGCGACGCGCAGCAGGTCGGCGACCTGCGGGTAGGCGAGCCGGTAGAAGACCTGATTGCCCCGGCGCTCGGCGACGACGAGCAGGTTGCGCTTGAGCACGGCGAGGTGCTGCGAGAGGTGAGATGCCTCGAGCCCTGTGGCCTCGAGCAGTTCCGAGACGGATGCCTCGGGGCCGGCCGAGAGCACCTCGAGGATCCGCACCCGCAGTGGATGGGCGAGCCCCTTGAAGAGGTTCGCCTTCACCTCGTAGAGCGGCCGGTGGGCGTCGGGGTGCGTCACGGGAACCATCCGTTCGATTGATGGATTGATAAATTCATCATGCGCTTCGGGCGCCGAATGCGCCAATCCAGGGCTTCACGTCGGCCGCAGCACGCCCACCGCGACCCGCTCCGAAAAATCACAGAACGATAACTAGCGCCCGTTACCGATCCGTTATATATTCGGAAGTGCGCCGACTGTTTGCTGTGGCGGACGGCGCGGAATGTGATTGCAGGACACTCTTGGTGCAAGGGAGAGGGCCGGTCGTCAGCCTCTACGACCGGCCCTCAACCGTCTCCGACTGCACCGTGTCGCCGGGTTCCCTATTGTTGGATGCGTCCGTTCGACGAAGGGAGCCGGCATGGCCGATCGCGCGATCACCGTTGCCGCGTGGGAGTCGCTCTTCCGTGCGCAGGTCACGATCATGCGGGCGCTCGCGGCCGAGTTCCCGAGCGACGTCATCTCGCTCAACGAGTACGACGTGCTCTTCAATATCTCGCGCGCGCCCGGGCGGCGCTTGCGCCTGAAAGACCTGAATCGCAGCGTGCTCATCACGCAGCCGAGCGTCAGCCGGCTCGTCGACCGACTGACCGCACGCGGCTTCGTGACGAAGGCGCCCGACCCGGCCGACGGCCGCGGCACGATCGTCGGCATCACCGAGGAGGGTTTCGCCCTGTTCCGCCGCGTCGCGATCTCGCACATGGACGCGATCAACCGGCAGTTCGGCGACGCCCTGTCGGAGGACGAGCTGCGCACCCTCATCGAGCTCTGCACGCGCCTGCGTGCCGACCCGCTCCGCGCCGAGACGCCCGCCGCGGACGCGTCGTAGGCGAGGCGCCGGCGAACACCCCGAAACGGGTCTAGACACTGGGCGACCCGGGCAATAGCCTCAGCCTCAAGTAGAGGGCTGGGTTTGGCTTGGGGAGGCCGCCATGGACTACGTGCTCGTCACCTTGCAGGCGTGCGTCGTCATCGGCGCGATCGTCATGGGAGTCCGGACCGGAGGCCTCGGCCTCGGTCTCTGGGGCGTCGTCGGCACCGTCGTGCTGGTGTTCGTCTTCCAGCTGCCGCCGGGGTCGATCCCGGTCGACGCGTTCTTCATCATCATCGCGGTGATCACGGCGTCGTCGGCCATGCAGGCGGCGGGCGGCATCGACTACCTCGTCGCGATCGCGTCGAAGATCATCCAGGCGAACCCGAAGCGGCTGACCTACGTCGCCCCGCTCGTGGCGTTCGTGTTCACGGTGCTCTCGGGCACGTCGAACATCTTCTTCGCACTCATCCCGGTGATCTACGAGACGGCGTACCGCAACGGGCAGCGCCCCGAACGCGCGCTCGCCTCGTCGACCGTCACCTCGGGCCTCGGCATCACGGCGAGCCCGGTATCGGCGGCCATGGCCGCGTACCTCGTGCTCATGGACGGCACGGGCTACGGGCTCCCGCAGATCCTGCTCATCACGATCCCCGCGGCCATCGTCGCGTGCATCGTGACCTCGATCGTGCAGCAGCGCGTCGGCAAGGACCTGCTCGACGACCCCGTCTTCCTGAAGCGCGTCGAGCAGGGCACCGTCGAGGTGCCCGAGGCGCTCAAGGCCCGCTACGCCGCGAAGGTCGCCGGCGGCAGCGGCAGCACCACGGCGACGGCGGTGAAGACCGGCGGCCCGGATGCCCCGGCGGAGGCATCCACCCCGTCGAAGCCCGTGCGCATCGAGCACCCGGTGCCGCCCGGCGGCGCGATCTCCGCCTACATCTTCGTCGCCGGCACGCTGCTCATCGTGGCGCTCGGCCTGTTCCCGTCGCTGCGACCGGCCTTCCCCGACGAAGAGGGCAACCTCGAGCCGATCGGCATGTCGACCGTCATCGAAATGGTCATGTTCACCGTCGCGCTCGTCATCATCCTCGTGCGCAAGGTCAAGCCGTCGGCGGTCGTCGAGCAGCCGCTGCTCAAGGCCGGCTTCGTCGCCGCGGTCGCCCTCTTCGGTATCGCGTGGATGGCCGACACCTTCATCTCGGCGAACGAGGCGACGATCATCGAGCCGCTCGGCGCGATGATCGAGGCGAACCCACTGCTGCTGGCCGTCGCCCTCTTCGTGGTCTGCGGTCTCACGACGAGCCAGTCGGCGACGACGAACACGATGATCCCGATCGCGCTGGCCGCCGGCCTCGCCCCCGGCATCATCACCGCGATGTGGCCGTCGCTCATCGGCGTCTGGCTGTTCCCGGCCAACGGCTCGCAGATCGCCGCCGTCGAGACCGACCTCACGGGATCGACGAAGCTCACCCAGGTGCCGGTCTGGCACTCGTTCACGATCCCGATGCTCGTGTCGTGGGTCGCGGTCGTGGGCGCGGGCCTGCTGCTCCAGCTCGTCGTCCCGGCGTGAGCCGCGTTCGAACGGGGCGGATGCCCGCCCGGGTTCGGCATACCTCCGACTTCCGTCAGCAGCATTCATCGAAGGAGACACCATGCCAGAGACCGATGACCTGAAGACCGCCGCAGCGGGGCTCATGCCCGAGGTGATCGAGCGGCTCGAGCACCTCGTGCGCATCCCGTCGGTCGCCTTCCCGGGCTTCGACCCCGAACCGGTGCACCGCATGGGCGAGGCCGTCGTCGAGCTCTTCGAGGCGGCGGGCGCCGAGGGCGTGCGCCTCCTCGACGTGCCGGGCGGCTACCCGTGCGTGTACGCCGACCTGCCGGGGCCCGAGGGCTCGCCCACGGTGCTGCTCTACGCGCACTACGACGTGCAGCCCGCCCCCGAGAGCCAGGGGTGGTCGTCGAGCCCGTTCGAGCCCGTGACGAAGGACGACGGCCGCATCTACGGGCGCGGTGCCGCCGACGACAAGTCGGGCCTCGTCATCCACTACGGCACGCTCAAGCTCATCGGGCCCGACCGGCCGTGCCGCATCAAGATCCTGGTCGAGGGCGAGGAGGAGACGATCTCGCACCTCGAGGGCTTCGTCGAGGCGAACCCCGAGCTGTTCGCCGCCGACGCGTACGTCATCGGCGACATCGGCCCGCAGGAGGTCGGCCGCCCCGGCCTCACGACGGCGCTCCGCGGCGACGTCGCATGCACCGTCACGGTGCGCACGCTCGCGAACCCCGTGCACTCGGGCATGTTCGGCGGAGCGGCACCCGACGCGATGACCGCGATGATCCGCATCCTCGACACCCTGCACGACGAGCACGGCGACACGGTCATCCCCGGCGTCGACAGCTCCTCGTGGAGCGGCGCCGACATGGACGAGGAGGTGTACCGCGCCGGCTCGGCCATCCTGCCGGGCGTCGACTTCCTCGGCACCGGGTCGCTGTCCGACCGCATCTGGGCGAAGCCCTCGGTGACGGTGCTCGGCATGGACCTGCCGAACACCGTCGAGGCGTCGAACGTGCTGCTGCCGTCGGTGACCGCGAAGCTCTCGATGCGCATCGTGCCCGGCTCCGACGGCGACGCGCAGCTCGAGGCACTCATGTCGCACCTGCGGTCGCAGCGGCCGTGGAACTGCGAGGTCGAGGTCGAGAAGGTCAAGGTCGGCCATGCGTTC
Coding sequences within it:
- a CDS encoding MarR family winged helix-turn-helix transcriptional regulator, whose translation is MADRAITVAAWESLFRAQVTIMRALAAEFPSDVISLNEYDVLFNISRAPGRRLRLKDLNRSVLITQPSVSRLVDRLTARGFVTKAPDPADGRGTIVGITEEGFALFRRVAISHMDAINRQFGDALSEDELRTLIELCTRLRADPLRAETPAADAS
- a CDS encoding M20/M25/M40 family metallo-hydrolase — encoded protein: MPETDDLKTAAAGLMPEVIERLEHLVRIPSVAFPGFDPEPVHRMGEAVVELFEAAGAEGVRLLDVPGGYPCVYADLPGPEGSPTVLLYAHYDVQPAPESQGWSSSPFEPVTKDDGRIYGRGAADDKSGLVIHYGTLKLIGPDRPCRIKILVEGEEETISHLEGFVEANPELFAADAYVIGDIGPQEVGRPGLTTALRGDVACTVTVRTLANPVHSGMFGGAAPDAMTAMIRILDTLHDEHGDTVIPGVDSSSWSGADMDEEVYRAGSAILPGVDFLGTGSLSDRIWAKPSVTVLGMDLPNTVEASNVLLPSVTAKLSMRIVPGSDGDAQLEALMSHLRSQRPWNCEVEVEKVKVGHAFAVDASNPAIIAAENALSAAYGAPVENIGSGASIPLVASLQKVSPGSAIILWGAEDTAQSRIHASDESVDPGEIERMIAAQTLFITGFAASA
- a CDS encoding SLC13 family permease; amino-acid sequence: MDYVLVTLQACVVIGAIVMGVRTGGLGLGLWGVVGTVVLVFVFQLPPGSIPVDAFFIIIAVITASSAMQAAGGIDYLVAIASKIIQANPKRLTYVAPLVAFVFTVLSGTSNIFFALIPVIYETAYRNGQRPERALASSTVTSGLGITASPVSAAMAAYLVLMDGTGYGLPQILLITIPAAIVACIVTSIVQQRVGKDLLDDPVFLKRVEQGTVEVPEALKARYAAKVAGGSGSTTATAVKTGGPDAPAEASTPSKPVRIEHPVPPGGAISAYIFVAGTLLIVALGLFPSLRPAFPDEEGNLEPIGMSTVIEMVMFTVALVIILVRKVKPSAVVEQPLLKAGFVAAVALFGIAWMADTFISANEATIIEPLGAMIEANPLLLAVALFVVCGLTTSQSATTNTMIPIALAAGLAPGIITAMWPSLIGVWLFPANGSQIAAVETDLTGSTKLTQVPVWHSFTIPMLVSWVAVVGAGLLLQLVVPA
- a CDS encoding ArsR/SmtB family transcription factor, producing the protein MTHPDAHRPLYEVKANLFKGLAHPLRVRILEVLSAGPEASVSELLEATGLEASHLSQHLAVLKRNLLVVAERRGNQVFYRLAYPQVADLLRVARALLGEILQTTERQLVERTGLPEIPPAAVVGA